One part of the Lycium ferocissimum isolate CSIRO_LF1 chromosome 8, AGI_CSIRO_Lferr_CH_V1, whole genome shotgun sequence genome encodes these proteins:
- the LOC132066046 gene encoding uncharacterized protein LOC132066046, with amino-acid sequence MGWQHLIYELTGWAPGQDCFNGVSRLEVKKLIEYIRGLDAITDQTPEIDVQKRVRIYLLWLYGGTIFPDKSGDLLNLDYLLDMHDLRAMSTQAWGAAALSYLYTCLCHASMKKAKDVCGFISLLQVWAWEHIISMQPPCKALPPHTALARKWTHRKSFENEARDVLPICRDVLDNLIDGQFVWQPYSETIINRLPEWCLSETILNQIFDYFAQCESNNQDPTIKLGRPEVREGNKIVLQVPRFSSRGPNSFAPEILKPDIAAPGVNILAAVPPPKGDNGFQVQSGTSMATPHISGIVALLKISHPNWSPAAIKSAIVTTAWNEDTYRSEIFSEGTGGKIADPFDFGGGICNPNGAMDPGLVYDMDKNDYLNYLCSLGYSNEKVHNATTHFSNTKNSTVPGIICPNEVPSRLDLNLPSIFIPNLKNSVFVGRSVLMLEMSTFCIQTSG; translated from the exons ATGGGGTGGCAACATTTGATCTACGAGCTTACTGGTTGGGCACCCGGTCAGGATTGTTTTAACGGTGTTAGTAGGTTGGaagtaaaaaaattaattgaatatattAGAGGCTTAGATGCCATTACAGACCAGACCCCAGAAATTGATGTGCAAAAGCGGGTTAGGATATACTTGCTATGGCTCTATGGCGGCACGATATTTCCGGATAAGTCCGGTGACTTACTTAATTTAGACTATTTGCTTGACATGCATGACCTTAGAGCAATGAGTACACAAGCTTGGGGAGCGGCTGCATTGTCAtatttgtatacttgtctatgCCACGCTTCGATGAAAAAGGCCAAGGATGTGTGTGGATTCATTTCCTTATTGCAG gtttGGGCTTGGGAGCACATTATATCGATGCAGCCACCATGCAAGGCTCTTCCACCACACACGGCTCTTGCACGAAAGTGGACTCATCGTAAATCCTTTGAAAATGAGGCACGTGATGTGCTACCCATATGTAGGGATGTATTGGACAACCTAATCGATGGCCAG TTTGTGTGGCAGCCTTATTCAGAGACCATCATTAATAGACTCCCTGAGTGGTGTCTGAGTGAGACTATATT aaaccaaatatttgattattttgCACAATGTGAATCAAA TAACCAAGATCCTACAATTAAATTGGGTCGACCTGAAGTTCGTGAGGGCAACAAGATAGTCTTACAGGTGCCTAGGTTCTCATCCAGAGGTCCGAATTCCTTTGCCCCCGAAATTTTGAAg CCCGACATTGCAGCTCCTGGTGTAAATATACTCGCAGCAGTTCCCCCTCCCAAAGGAGACAATGGATTCCAAGTCCAATCCGGAACATCTATGGCAACTCCTCATATCTCAGGAATTGTCGCACTCCTTAAAATTTCACATCCTAATTGGTCTCCTGCAGCTATCAAATCCGCAATTGTAACTACag CATGGAACGAGGACACATATAGATCTGAGATCTTTTCGGAAGGAACAGGAGGCAAAATTGCTGATCCATTTGATTTTGGAGGTGGCATTTGCAATCCAAATGGAGCAATGGATCCTGGCTTAGTCTATGATATggataaaaatgattatttgaATTATCTTTGCAGTTTGGGTTATAGTAATGAGAAGGTTCACAATGCAACTACACATTTTTCCAATACGAAGAATTCTACTGTACCAGGCATTATATGTCCCAATGAAGTACCTTCTAGGTTGGATTTGAATCTCCCTTCAATATTTATTCCAAATCTTAAGAATTCGGTATTTGTCGGAAGAAGCGTACTAATGTTGGAAATGTCAACTTTCTGTATACAAACTAGTGGTTAA